Proteins from one Gossypium raimondii isolate GPD5lz chromosome 8, ASM2569854v1, whole genome shotgun sequence genomic window:
- the LOC105792504 gene encoding uncharacterized protein LOC105792504 — translation MVIPPPVRPPRILKFLKPYVLKMHFTNKYVSAQVIHSPTATVASAASSQEKALRSSMESTRDVAAAAKIGKILAERLLLKEIPAVSVSLKREQKYHGKVKAVIDSLTEAGVKLL, via the coding sequence ATGGTTATCCCTCCACCTGTTAGACCACCAAGAATTCTAAAATTCCTAAAGCCCTATGTCCTGAAGATGCATTTCACAAACAAGTATGTTAGTGCTCAAGTTATCCATTCTCCCACTGCAACTGTGGCTTCAGCAGCAAGCTCACAGGAGAAGGCCCTCAGGTCGAGCATGGAATCTACTCGGGACGTGGCGGCTGCTGCCAAGATTGGGAAGATACTTGCGGAACGCTTGCTGCTCAAAGAGATCCCTGCCGTTTCCGTTTCCTTAAAGCGAGAACAGAAGTATCATGGTAAAGTCAAGGCTGTCATTGATTCTCTTACGGAAGCAGGTGTCAAGTTGCTTTAA